Within Rhododendron vialii isolate Sample 1 chromosome 12a, ASM3025357v1, the genomic segment AACTACTTGTCGTTGCAGTGGTATGAGCTAAATATAATGCGTATTAGAGTGTTggctcttcatcttcttcatgtAGAAGCGTGGCTTGTTCTTTAGTCATTTAGTAGTTCCAAATAACTCTCCACTGTTCCTACCTTTCTTTACGCCCTTCACTTATTAGGTTCAACGTTTGAGGAGGATTTTAATATTTGAATCGATCATTTTTCCTGTGAACAGGCAACATGTTGATACAAAGCAAGTTTTTTTAGGAGAAGACGAGTCCTGTTCAGAAGACGGTAATGCTCCACGGTAGACCCGTCAGAGGAGACTGTGGACAAGTCATGTCTAAGTGTTTCCATAGCAATCCCAGTGTCCGGGAAATTGTAGTTCATATGGCGGTGGATCAAATTAATCTCGGCCCTCCAATTGGAGACGGCGAATGGAGTGATATTCAAGCGACAAAGGCAAAAATAGCTGATGCAAGAGAAATTTCGCTAGAAGCAGAAGGGAAGCTTGGACATACCTGTGCTCGGCCCACCAGTTAACAGTAACCAATGTTTTCAGGCATTTCTTGGTATGATATGAAAAATCGATGCGACCATTCTTGCAAAAGGCGTCCTCTGATTACTTGTAATCTTTTAGCACCCTTCTGAAATCTTTTAGCAATCTTAGATCATTTCATAGTTTCCCTTGGAGATCCTCTACTGCCATATCCTTGGCTGGCCCTATACCCAACAGGGGTGGTGGCCAACTCTCACAGTCTGTGTCGTAAAGTCTACTAGTGTATGTGCTCATGTCGtgattttggtagttttggttatttttgtatgttGCAATGGAATCTTTGTAATGCTTCCGGgctttgaaaatgaaattgatggttgaaaaaaaatattatgccaTTCATGATCAAAGCTTTTTGATTTCTGCCATTTCTTGTTCTGCAAAGCTTAAGAAATACTACAGTAGTAgctcaaagttttttttttttttttttgtgtgtgtaaaaGTCATTGTTTAAAGATTGagttggaaaagaaaagtgcTGATTgtgaaataaaaggaaaataaggaAGAAATGGAGCCATAATTTTGGAGATGAAATTGGAGAATTGGGTTTGGAGTTGTTAATAGTTATACTCTCATAATACATCTTTCGAATAAACTATAACTTCGGTCTCCAAATAGAGAGTTGGATTGGGGATGCTCTTAATGTTTTGAGTTACTCCATTTGTCTCAAAATTTTGGCTCATCTATGGTTTTTTGGATGTTTCATACTATTTGTTCATTTTGACTAACCAATGAGAAACTATTACCGTTATTCCATATTGAAATTCAAACCTAAAGTGGAGGTATTAGactgtttttttcctttcttatcAAGGGTGTTCGAAACATTTTTGCCTTGACTAATCCATCGGGTGCTTGAAGTGCCCCGTCCTACAGGTAGAGCGTAATTATTGGGCCCAAGTCCTGGGATAACCTCAAGGGTGAGTGGGTTATAGAATTTTATCATAGACACATCCATTGAGATTCGAACCTTAGATCATccataagaaaataaattaattattgcatttgaaaaaaaggtaattttagaAACTTTAAAGAGTAATGGTTACGTTCCCTTTAGGCTTCGTTTGGAACCTagggaaagtaaaaaaaaagaagaggaaagtgAAAATTCTTCCCTCCAATTGTTTGAATTGTAGAGAAAGAAGGGAGAAAATAAATGAGTTTAAGTTTTGTGAAtaagggagaaaataaatgAGTTTAAGTTTTGTGAATAGTAAAATTTCTCTCCCATTTCCCCccaattttcctctcattttcttttcctcacTTTccctaaaaaccaaacaaagccaataCCTCGGGGGTTGTTTGGCATGGGTTTTGGGAAAATGGGTGGAGAGAAATTTATTGTAAACCGTTCAGGGAGAGAGATTTTGAAATCCTATGAGAACAAAAATTTCGGGTAGAGGGAGTAATAAACTCAAAATCGAATTAGTTGAGGAATGCAATGGGTTAATTGATAGTTTAAAGACGAAAGCTCCATTTTTATCacttaaaataaatatttattttttaaattaaaaataatgtattgttAGAAAATAATATGTccgataaaatgaaaaataaatacatatttaaaaatatatatgaccCTAGCGAGACAGGGccgaaaacaaaaataaaatattcagGGACGTAAAAGATAGATTATAAATCATTTCACGGACACGCACgcaccctccctctctctcgcgCGCTTCCTTCCTTCTCCGCGACCGATTTCTCTTCCCCTTTCCATCTCCGATGGTCCCCCCCTCTCTCGATGTAGTctctgccctctctctctctctctctctctctctctctctcgcgtaCGTTTGGGGGTGTGacggttagggttttggttttggggACAGGTTTGCGTGGTAGTGGAGGTGATTAGTTGTGGTGGTGATTTGGTAGATTACATCAAATAGATTCCGCAACCAATGGCGACAAGCGATTCTAGGTCAGGGGGACGGGGACGGGGACGGGGACGGGGACGGGGCCGGGGCCGGGGCCGGGCTGGAGTTCAGATCCCAGTAGAGGTTCCTCAGTTGCCGGTGCAGGTAGAGGGTCCTCAGTTGCCGGTGCAGGTAGAGTACTACAGTATTGAGGGACAGTGTCGGTTCATTGACATTCCTAGTCCAGAAACCGTTGAGCTCACTCTTCCGCCTCACGTGCAGCAGGTTTCTTTCATCCGATATAGAATGAAATTGCAGACTTCTATTTGCCTTTCTGTCTGTTTGGTCTGATGAACTCTTGCTTTCAGGTGTCTCGGGAGTACGTGGAGGCCTGCTTCCATGTTATAAGCGGGTTGAAAGTCCGTGTCCGACAGCAGAGGTGGGCTATGGATCAGTTGTGCGTCCGTGGCCGACAGCAGAGGACCACTATCCGATGGCAGAGCACCACTATCCGACAGCTGAGGGACGCTATAGCTATGCGGATGGAGGTGGATGAGGAGATGGGGAGCGAGGATGACGAGGATGGCTATGTTACAGATGCTTCGCCTTTGGCGCATGACACTTAGTGTTTCCTTTTGTATGCTTGCTTGTTTGTTAGCGGTTAAGATTTTATACCTTTTTATGTTTAGAGTTTCTCTGTGCATGATGGATAATACAAGTTGGatttatatgaatttttcatttgttgacTAGCTTCTGTCATTATTGTTTTGAAGTAGCTGAGGAAATGGAATGACAAAGTTGTGTCGTGGCACTAAACAAACAATTGTGTCGTGGCATTAGGGGcttcctaatttttttgtaccaTCTCTTTGAAAATTTCTTGTGTTCTGGAAATGCTACGATTTGTGTGGTCTTGATTAGATGTTGGGACTCCACAGAAAATGGATTATTCCTCTGTGCAGAAACTCCCGGGGCAGCTAGAGATTGGGTATCAACTTTTCGAAGTGTCATGTATAGGCAGCACATGTCATGGCATGGCAGGCCATCCAGAGGCTCGATACTTGTATGTATAATGATTGCCTGGGAAGTTGGACAAACGTCTGGTCCTACTGTTCGGAGAGTTGGATTATATCATAAAACGTCTGGTCCTACTCTTCGGAGAGTCGGATTATATAATTTTAAGACTTGGAAATTTGTTCTGTAGGACATTTACAATATAGCCTTGGTGTCTCTTATCACAAGATTACCAGTATTAGGGGAAATCGTTTACCCTTGATGGATGCTGGTGATGTCATCTTGAATAGTTGATACTCACCTGGAGGATTGGGCCGCTGTTCATGATGTACTGAAAGGTAATTAAGTCAACATTCTTCAGCaacaaatattatgaatttctaGTGATTATTGTTTATATATTTAGCAAACTATGATGGGCTAGCTTAAGCCTGTAAATGTTTGAGGGGTGGGTAGGGCATCTTCATAAACcaaatgttttgtttgtctaGGCTATGCATATGCTAGGAATACTCGCGTAGCATAATACATTGCACATGCTAGCTGTAATCTTTTGATCACTTTACTTTCTTTATTCTGACAGTATTGAGTCCATTTTGCTCTCCTTACATTTCCGTAGTGATAATTGATTCacttttaattgttttattttttgtctcatTAGTTTGTCTAGGAGACGTTACGAGTCAAGGACACAGAACTACAGCACTTGGCGGGGGACCTATTCACATGGGAttcaacaataaaagaaattgCAGAAAAACTAATGAAACTGCTGAAGCGGCTGAGGCTGCAGCATCAGCTGCTCAAACTATGGATGAACAAAGGAGACTTGCTTGTGCGGAGATGGAGCGCTTAGCAAAAGATTCAGAAAAATGGTTTGCATCATCCTTCTTGAAGGTGCAATTctcatatattttttaataattctATCTTTAATCTGGATAATTTAAGTCATGATGTTGTTATTTGGTTGATGTAGCTAAAAGATTCTCGAGAAAAGGCTATCTTTctaagtaaagaaaaagatCGACTAATTAAGCAGAGGGATTCTGCCCTTCGAGAGGCACATTTATGGCGTTCTGAGCTTGCAAAAGCTTGAGAGCGTGTTGTAATATTGGAAGGAGCTGTTGTTTGGGCTGAGGAGGTGGTCAGCGTTGCAGAGGCAGATGCTGAAGCCAGAACAAAGGAAGCTGCACAAAATGAGGCAACAGCTTGAAAGGAGAAACAAGAGCTTCTTGCATATGTGAACATGTTACAACCACAACTTCAAAGGTATACAAGTGGTTGTTTCTACTTCTGAAGTGAATGTCTATTGTGCAGTTGCTTGCAATGTTCCCTTTACATTGCCTACTACGGGACACGGGGGTTCCCTTTTCCATGAAAAATACTCCTCATGGAACAGTTGGGCTTGTACATCAATAGTTGGGAGAATAAAATGTGGGAATACACTTGGAAATGGGCTATTTTTCAAGGGCTTGCAGAACAAGTATAATATCAACACGTATGTCATGGAGATTGTGTTCAGTTGGTATTGCAATCTCCATTCTATTATCTGTTTGACTGCACCATATGTGAGGAGTCAGGATAGACAAAAACTACTCGCTGTTGTGGTGGTATAGCTAAATATAGTGCGTATTAGAGTGTGGATTCTACATCTTCATGTTCTTACCTTTCTTTACACCCCTTCCACCCTTCTTTAAATTGGTGAtggtattttttagttttgaaagtGAGTCACTTGTTAGGTTCAACGTTTGAGGAGGATTTTGACATTTGGATCAATCATTTTCCCGGTGAACGGACAACAGGTTGATACAAAGCAAGTTTCTGAGAAGACTGTGTCCTGTTTAATGGTGGTAATGCTCCACCGGGGACGAAGCATGTGGATCCAGCAGAGGAGAACATGGACAAAGCTTTTCTGAGTGTTTCTGGAGCAATCCCAGTGTACGGGAATAGTGAAGTTCATTTGGCCCCTGGATCAACCCAATCTCGGCGATCCAATTGGAGACGGTGAATGGAGTGATATTCAAGACTTCGATGAGCTTTATGTCGACAAGTATTATGTTTCTTCGACAATTATGCTAATCTTTATTCAAATGATGGGGACTTAATCAGAATCAAAGGCCGCAATTGTTGGAGAGTGTGtatcacagtggaataatctTCGCGGTGGGTCTCACTATGATTGACAGCCTTTGAGACGTTGGAACAGAGTAAGTCTTAGAATCATAGCGATCGAACTAATAAACCAACCAAACTCTTCGAGTTCAAAGTTGTGTTCGGCTCGTTGAAAGATAGTTTGGGAATGATTTGGTACATGGATAAACCAAACTTCAACTTCTTTTAATCCTTGTTAATTAAAGGTTTCATACCAAGTTTAAACATGTTACTATTTGCTCAATGGTGTAAAAAACACGAGCCAGTACTTGTGATAAGCTAGATTataagcttgaaatttttgttatgttttcaaATTAAGCTTAGATAATCTATTGCTTGGCTCGTTTAATGCATTATCAATTCTACGTAGTGAGAATCTAAACTAGCTACAAGCTTATGAAAACCTCTTCAATAACAGTTCGACTCATTGTTAGGAACGTACATGCAGTTGATCAACTTcagcagtttttattttttttcctttttttctttttggtgcaTAGGTATTATTATTAGTACTTTTTTGTTTACTCTAATGTTAATTACCAGAAAGCGACTTGGCAACCGTATCATTGCATTTGAGTTACATTCCGAAAAAGAtttaattcattaattttaatttctgtCTGTTATACTTGATCTTCTGAATTAGTAGTATATGTTTTTCTAGGCATACAATGTGGTGGCATCACGTACTTTTTCATGTGAGTTGTACAATTTTTCCCCTGTACTTTCTCTTTCTGTAGTGCAAGGTTTGGGAGAATATTTCTTCCACAAGATGAGCTCGTGGTTGCTGGGCTATGACGATGACATCTATAGGGGAAAAGTGACTGACAAGTGGAGAAGATGGCTGATAAACAGAGCAAGGGCGATAGTATTTTGTAAATGAGGATGCGCCACTAGTAATGATTCCGAAGATGAACGCGGGTGTGAGATGGGGTTTTTGGACAATATCTTTCACTTCTTTTTCAACCTTCACACGCCCTTGCTTGCTTTGATTCTTGTGCTTGCTTGTGCTCCCTTTTTTTTGTGGCGCTTGCCTGGATCtctatctcctcctcctctataAAAAGAAAGACTTTGAGGGAATTTTTCGCTAGCCAATTTGTCCAATTTGGAcgattttgcccttcaatttcTGGACATGCTGTATTAGCCGTTTGTCCATAATGGTAATTTCGCAGGCCCAGGTGGTTGGATCACACACAACCACGTAATACACCTTTTTTCCTCACATAATACCTCCTCcgcctccccccctctctcttgtGAGATTTTCTTCACCGACTCCCATCCCCACCCCGCGCGCCCCccgccgtctctctctctctctctttcccccaTGGCGTTGATCTTCTCTCGGCCATCACCCTTGCCACTGACGACGGTCAACTCGGTCACCGACCATCACCAGATGTTACAGATCCGATAACTATTCCAAATGATTTTCGTGCTCAGTAAAAATATTTTCCGCATCGGCGAATGGGTACTTCGATTTCAGGGGttgcttgttttttgtttttgtttaatcgTTACGCGATTGTTTACCGTTCATTTTATTGTCCTCTCTTTTTACAGAAATCGTGGTTCAACTCATGCTCACGGACGATCCCACTGTCAAATCTTAAACCCTAGCCCATGGAACTCGACCTACCTCCGCTAGCCTTCATAATGTTAAGTGTTCCTTTATGGATTCATCAAGTTATGGTCGATTTGAGGTTGCTAAGGCCATATTCAAGCATCGGACTATCCACGACTACTAGAAATCGCATAAGGTATAAATATTTTCTGTGGGTGTTGTTAATCCTTTCTGGTTGTAGATCTAGGGgtttctttgattttgtttcgATATATCTGATTTGCCCTCTTTGCATGTCTTTGTTAGTGCTAATTTCTCTGGGTTGGATGTATTTTTATGTGCCTCTTTAGATGAATTGAGGGATTTGTAGTCATTTCATTCTTGGTGGCCTACTGACCTATTTTATGACCATATACGTGATATTATAAATCATAttgataaatataaaaaaataatgtgttgaTTATTAGGTTAAAGACCAGGGACAGATGGTACAAGGATTCTTACACTAAGATCCTAATTATTTCATTCAGATGATTATGTGATATGTTTGAGAAAAGTGATAAAATCATAGTATATGAAGTCTGTCTGTGGCCAGGTTTTTTTGGGCGAAATAAGTCAGTCCTGGGAGATACTTTACATGAGTACTTTGTTGTCCATGACTCcatattataaattaaatgTAACTACGGGTATCTGTCATACCAAGAATATAGAAATAAATATAGGCTTTTTGTATTCCTTAATTCCTTCTGAGAATTTGGAGTAGGAGAGGCTTGCTCTTGACtggttttttcaaatttgtattaCAGCATCTGGATCATAGTTGGTGTCTTGAGTTTTTTCAGGCACAACAGTACCCCCTTGAATTGTGACCTCAATGCTATCGAACCTTTTGCCTGTGATGCTTCCAAACAGGTAGCTTATATTTCTAGAAACCGTTGGTTTTCACAATTATGTTTCCAAGAAccatatattttgttttttgtttttttgaaaaaacctcaAATCTGACGTGCCGAATTCATGCATGCTGTTAATTGCAGGACCGTCAACCATTGCCATATCTTGCTGAAAAGATAGCAAAGAACTAAGACATTTCTTTGGAGGTATTATTTCACTGCTATGTACTGACATTTATAGTTTGTCTCACATTTCATTGGCCATCTGTCTATTATACATGAGGGATTTGAAATGTTCTTTCTTGTTATTGTTTGGATAATAATCTGCCACAATTACGTCTTGGGCCTCATTGAAGTTTTTCTTCTAAACCAAATGATAGTCAAATTATTGTGCTTTCTTAATGAGTTGTAATATCATCCTTGTCAATCTGACTTCTTGATGCAAGGTTCGGATTAAACCTACTGGAGAAGAAAATTCCCATGTTGTCACAAAGAGCAACTTCAAGCACCCATGAGGGTTTTGCCTTCTCCGATTTGCAATCTTGTGTACCTTAGAAGAGATAAATTTCATTTAGTTAGCAAGAGCTGCTTGcattagctttttttttttgctgtcaAGTGGGGAAAGATAATTGACTAACGCTGCTGCTTAGACCAAAATTAGCTCATGGGGATGTGGGATTTCACCTGTCCAAGTATCTTAAACTGTGTGACGTATGGTATTTATTTGGTGGTAaacaaaatttaactttttgatTATCCATAGTCCCTGATgatactttcaactctttaacAGTTACAAACTCTCTGTAGATTTGTATATGTTTTCATATTGGCACATTCACACTTCCTCCATCAACGGCACTATTGCGATGATTTGAATGAAAACAAATCTCGGCTCTTAAAATGCGGGCCATATTCTAATTTGCTGcttcttgatttttgttttgatgcCATAGATATTGGACATTGACTCAACAACTTGCATATCATACCATCAACGGTTGCAACTTGAGGCCTGGTGATCTCCTTGGGACTGGGAAAATTAACATGGAATCGACAAAAACAGTTGTCTTTAGCTGGAACAACTCAATCATAAATTTTGAGAAGATGGAGATGAAGTTGTTATTACCAGTTGCAGCAAGGTTGGTTATTATCAGGCTAATCACAAACTGAGTTTTAGTAGCTTGATGTTCTTTGATTAGTATATCTAACTTGATTTTACTAATATGTTTAAATTTGATAAAAAGGAACCCTTCTGAGCATCAAGAAGAGAGAACTTTGATGctggagaaaagaaagaaaagcagaGAAAAGTACTGACTTGAGTATATTATGAGTAAAACAAAAGGAAGACTAAGAGAAACTCTCACATGCTAAGGGCCTTTGGGACACTCGGTAAACGCGAATTGTCAAATTCAAGTTATGTTGTAGCCATCTAGAAACCACAGGACATTGCCATAAATCTTCAGCGGTCATTTGTCTCTTCATATTGTCTTGCTCTCCTCAAGCATCTAGCATTTGATATCTCAAATAAGATATCtcgtttgatttgttttttcgCATGGTACTTAACCATAAACAACTATTTATGGGTACTGAATCATGATCATTACTAATTCAATATGGATCCATTGTCCATCTGGGGTGATGCTTACTACCAATTTGTAACTTCTTTGGATTCCTTTTCCAGGCCTTTTGGAAGTTATTGTGGAGAAGGGCATGCAGAATGGACGGAAAATCACATTACTTAGAGAAGCTGATGAGATGGTATGCTATTTCTCTTACTCTGTCCCACAAGATTAGAAGTGGAGATGGCAGTTTATGTGCCTTTGTTTATGTTTAACGGTTCTCGTGATAGATTTTTGGTTAGGAAGATTTTCGCTTTGACCATTGATTTAATCGAGCTGCAAGTATCAGTTCTCGTGATCGATTTTTGGTTAGGAAGATTTTCCTTTTGACCATTGATTTAATCGAGCTGCAAGTAGAGAAGCAGTTCTGGCTTGTGAGATCATTAGCAATAGGTTATATTATTGACTCCAAGAGTGACTCCTCTATTACAAGTATCCTATTCATGCTAACTACCCGTCTTGGGAATTTGGTGGTGTTGAGATGGTGGTTGGAGTTTCTATATTCGATGATATTAAAACCAGTATACTTTGTTTTAGCATTGAACATGAGAAGTATAACATTATGGAACTTCGAGTTTGATGGTATTTgatgaaatgtgaaaaaaatttatgaataaaaaaaacctGTAGCGAAAGTCGTGCAATTAGCCCCAAAACGCAGGAACTTATCCAAACCATGACTTCTGCAGACGGCTACTTAAGATCAAACTTATGCATATAACTTTTGCTAGTTTGGTAGATTTCACTGTTGGAATAAGGTGTGGAGGGTGGGTGTTCCGCCTaaattttaattgttcatttggAAGGTGATTCATCGTATCATTGCGGTTGAGGATGCTTTGCTTAGGCGGATCATTGCCATAGACCCGTTATGTCCCCTATGTAGTCGGGATTTGGAAACTATTGAGCATTTGTTTTTTAATTGTG encodes:
- the LOC131311841 gene encoding uncharacterized protein LOC131311841 isoform X2; this translates as MATSDSRSGGRGRGRGRGRGRGRGRAGVQIPVEVPQLPVQVEGPQLPVQVSREYVEACFHVISGLKVRVRQQRWAMDQLCVRGRQQRTTIRWQSTTIRQLRDAIAMRMEVDEEMGSEDDEDGYVTDASPLAHDT
- the LOC131311841 gene encoding uncharacterized protein LOC131311841 isoform X1; translated protein: MATSDSRSGGRGRGRGRGRGRGRGRAGVQIPVEVPQLPVQVEGPQLPVQVEYYSIEGQCRFIDIPSPETVELTLPPHVQQVSREYVEACFHVISGLKVRVRQQRWAMDQLCVRGRQQRTTIRWQSTTIRQLRDAIAMRMEVDEEMGSEDDEDGYVTDASPLAHDT